The stretch of DNA AGAAGATCGTGCAAAATCCGGCCGGGATGAATTCATCGAAGAACACTGGAATAAATAAAGGAGCGATTTTTTCGCTCCTTGTTTCACACACTTCAGTTTACATAATATAATTATGGTCTACCGATTGTTTGATCAGTTCATATGATTTCCATTTTGCTTCCTTATCATGGATATTGGTTATGATCATGAACTCATCTGCTTGGTAGAGATCCTTCAGTCTTTCAAGCTCCTCTCTTACTTTCTCAGGTGTGCCGATGACACAGCGTTTGCGGTTTTGGCGGATGGTTTCTTTATCCGCTTCCGTCAGCTGACGTTTCTTGATAAGTTCCGGGGATGGAATCTGCGTATCACGTCCTTTGCCGACACTCAGAAGCCAATGATCCTGACTCTCCGCCAACGCTTCCGCCCGCTCTTGTGTTTCTGCACAAACAACAAAAATGCAAACAATCCCATATGGCTTCTCCATGGACACAGATGGACGAAACGCTTCCTTATATATAGGCATCGCATCGGGCTTAGCCGGGCTGATGAAGTGACCGAATACATAACCGATCCCCAGTTCCCCCGCCCGTCTGGCGCTTCCCTCCGATAAGCCAAGCACCCATAATGGCGCAGGATCTTTCACTCGCGGAGAAGCTTTCACCGAGCGATAAGGATGCTCACGCGGAAGTGTATTATGCAGAAAGCCTTGCAGCTCCCGCAGCTTTCTTGGAAATTCCCC from Terribacillus sp. FSL K6-0262 encodes:
- a CDS encoding LLM class flavin-dependent oxidoreductase produces the protein MKLSVLDQAPIRRGMTPEEALQEAIELAQHAERLGYERYWFAEHHNTNGLVSVAPEIMATRIASATNSIKVGTGGVLLPQYSPLKVAETFHTLAGLFPGRVDLGVGRSPGGNEQTRSALADGADSGMGEFPRKLRELQGFLHNTLPREHPYRSVKASPRVKDPAPLWVLGLSEGSARRAGELGIGYVFGHFISPAKPDAMPIYKEAFRPSVSMEKPYGIVCIFVVCAETQERAEALAESQDHWLLSVGKGRDTQIPSPELIKKRQLTEADKETIRQNRKRCVIGTPEKVREELERLKDLYQADEFMIITNIHDKEAKWKSYELIKQSVDHNYIM